The sequence GTCTCAAAAGAAAGATTGGTTTGCCTATAAAACACGTGATGATGAGATTGTTTTCACTTGGAAAGGTATTCTTTTTACAGCCCGTCATGCACCACCACAAATTCGCGAAAATACTGTGACTTCTTATTATTTTATTACCCCATTTAATTACGAGGAAATTGCTGGTTTTGAAGACAGTGATGTGCGTTTAATGCATGAATTGCTCGAAGAAACTTATCCTAACAGTCAATTTTCTTGGGCAGCCCCATTAGGATTACTAATATCGTAGCAAAGTGATGAGCTTTATGAGGACAGTATGGGTGCTAATATCGTAGCGGATTTATTCGCTTTACGAGAGTAGTATGGGACGCAAATTTTCATAGAAAATTGAGTACCACTCCTCATGTTAGATGCTTTAAGAGTACCACTCCTTCTATTAATAAATTAAGAGTACCAATCCTTTTTTACAGCGCACAGTGCTAATATCGTAAAATCACCATCTCTCATACTAATAACTGAAGAGCTCCACGCCTTATACTCAAAAAAAACGCTATTACCTCACATCACTAATTAATAAGTGAGTGTCGTAAAGCGTTTTTTATTTATCAAACTATAACCTTGTTGTCAGCAATTTCGAAGATACTCGTTTGCGATCAAAGTAATCGCGACTCATACTTCTCCAATCCCTTCATTTCTAAACAGCTTCAGTTATTTTTACATTAATCGTTGGGCGAGTTGTTCCAACTTAACTCCACGTAATTCGCCCCATTCTTTAAGTCGTCCATATGTTATTACAGGAACTTTACGTAATTTAGAAAGATTTTTAGCGTTAACCATTACAGCAATCATCTTCATTTGCTCTTTCCATGTTTCAACCCATTCAATGGTTTCTTCCACATCATGTTCTTTTAAGTAAGCTAAAATTACACCCGCAATTCCAACTGCTTCAGCGCCTAATGCTAAACATTTAATTGCATCTAACGGATGACGCACACCCCCTGAAGCAAAGTAAGGCATATTTACATAGTTGGGTGATTGGATTGCAATTAAAGATTGGGCTGTTGTTTGACCCCAGTCATTGAAGTAATCCCACTTGCCATCACGACGACGAGCATTTTCAATACGTGCAAAATCAGTGCCGCCTTTTCCAGCTAAATCAATAATGTCGACGTTGATATCACGCAAACGCATAATTGTTTTACGTGCTAACCCAAAACCTACTTCTTTGACAATAATCGGGACATCCACTTGCTCTTTAATTGCTGCAATATTATCAAGCCAATGATCGAACTCACGTGATCCTTCTTTCATCACTAATTCTTGTGCCACATTCACATGGATTTGTAATGCATCTGCTTGTAAAATATCAACGGCTTTTTGAGCCTGCTCGGGTGTTAAATCAGCACTAATATTAGCAAACAGTACACCATTCGGATGTTTTTCACGCACAATCGAATACGTTGATGCTAGTTCTGGCTCACGAATCGCTGCATGCATTGAGCCCACAGCCATCATTAAACCTGTTGCTGCTGCTACTTCAGCAAGTTGGCCATTTAATTTTCCCGTATGTGGGCTACCACCAGTCATCGCATTGATATATAACGGTATTTCAAATTCTAAGCCAGCGACTTCCCCTGATAAATCAACGTCTGCTAGGTTAAGCATTGGTACCGCGTCATTGATTAATTCCAATTCATCAAACTGCGATGTCGTTTTTGTTTGATGCTGAGCAACCGCAAAATAAACGTGTTCGTCTTTACGGCGTTGACGTTCTATATTTGCATCCATTTTAATTCCCCCTAATCCTTATCAGATAACTTCAGCTTCGCTAACGCCTCTGCTAATGGGTTATTGAAAGGTTCATCCTCTTGTTTTTGTGCTTTCATATATTTTGCCACGTCTCCTTTTGAGACACGACTTTTTTTATTTTTGTCCATTCTTTTATTCATTGCTTCTTGGCTTTCACGATGACCACATACACATGAATACACAGCAGTAGATCCTTTACCACGCAATTGCAATTTTTTCTTACATTCTGGGCAACGTGCATTAGTTGTGCGGACAACGTTTTTCTTAGTATTACATTCTGGATCCTGACAGACTAACATTTTACCATTTTTCGTTTTAATATCCAACATGAATTTACCACAAGTCGGGCATTTGGTTGCTGTCAAATTATCATGTTTATATTTCTTTTCACTCTTTTTAATATCAGTAATAACTTGTTGCGTATAATCTTTCATTTCTTGAATGAATTGTGATTTCGCATATTTCCCTTTTTCAATGCGAGCTAACTTATCTTCCCAATCAGCTGTTAAATCTGGTGTTTTTAATTTTTCTGGTGCTAAATCAAGCAATTGACGTCCTTTAGCTGTTGCACGTAAGCCACCATTAACTTGTTCTACAACGTTTAACGCATATAGCTTTTCAATAATATCAGCACGCGTAGCAACCGTACCAATTCCACCCGTTTCTTTCAACGTTTTTGCCATTTTTGAATCTTCAATTTGGAAGATAGTCGTTGGGTTTTCCATCGCTTTTAACAAAGTTCCTTCATTAAGATAAGCAGGTGGTGAAGTGTGACCTTCTGATTGTGCTAGTTTATAAGTTGTATAACGTTCACCTTGCTTAAATGCCAAAGCTTTTGTAACCGTATTTTCTTCATACAATGCTTTAAAACCCAATTGTGTGACGATTTTATGTTTTGCTGTGAATCTTTCATCCTTAATTGTTGCTTCAATCGTTTGCTCTGTATAAACAGTTACCGGCATTAAAACACTAACAAATTTTTCCACAACTAAATTATAAATAGCAAGTTCACGTGCACCTAATTTCAAATAGTTAGGCGCTTCTTCTGTCGGGATAATGGCATGATGATCCGATACTTTAGCGTTATTTACAAACCCACTGTTTGCCTTAATTGGTTGACGTAACACCGTTTTGATTTGCTCACCAAATTTCGATTTCCGAGCTGCTGTTAAACGTTCTTTTAAGGTTGGTACCACATCTTCCGAAATAAAACGCGAATCTGTCCGTGGATAAGTTAACACCTTGTGTGTTTCATAGAGTGTT comes from Brochothrix thermosphacta DSM 20171 = FSL F6-1036 and encodes:
- a CDS encoding DNA topoisomerase III, translating into MKSLVLAEKPSVARDIARVMGSTQTNRNYIDGPKYVVTWALGHLVTNAQPEQYDNKYKEWDLNVLPIIPPQMKTVVIKQTSAQFNAVKRLIERDDINEIIIATDSGREGELVARLILDKCKLKNKTLKRLWISSVTNQAIKQGFNTLRNAKEFEPLYQAALARSEADWLVGINATRALTKKYDAQLSCGRVQTPTLAMIAHRQTQIQSFKSTPFYGLDLAIEGTTFKWLNANKQSSVKNPEIVKEIAQKLKGQPVTITAVKNSEKKQFPGALYDLTTLQQDAYKRFKYSAKETLKIMQTLYETHKVLTYPRTDSRFISEDVVPTLKERLTAARKSKFGEQIKTVLRQPIKANSGFVNNAKVSDHHAIIPTEEAPNYLKLGARELAIYNLVVEKFVSVLMPVTVYTEQTIEATIKDERFTAKHKIVTQLGFKALYEENTVTKALAFKQGERYTTYKLAQSEGHTSPPAYLNEGTLLKAMENPTTIFQIEDSKMAKTLKETGGIGTVATRADIIEKLYALNVVEQVNGGLRATAKGRQLLDLAPEKLKTPDLTADWEDKLARIEKGKYAKSQFIQEMKDYTQQVITDIKKSEKKYKHDNLTATKCPTCGKFMLDIKTKNGKMLVCQDPECNTKKNVVRTTNARCPECKKKLQLRGKGSTAVYSCVCGHRESQEAMNKRMDKNKKSRVSKGDVAKYMKAQKQEDEPFNNPLAEALAKLKLSDKD
- the fni gene encoding type 2 isopentenyl-diphosphate Delta-isomerase; this translates as MDANIERQRRKDEHVYFAVAQHQTKTTSQFDELELINDAVPMLNLADVDLSGEVAGLEFEIPLYINAMTGGSPHTGKLNGQLAEVAAATGLMMAVGSMHAAIREPELASTYSIVREKHPNGVLFANISADLTPEQAQKAVDILQADALQIHVNVAQELVMKEGSREFDHWLDNIAAIKEQVDVPIIVKEVGFGLARKTIMRLRDINVDIIDLAGKGGTDFARIENARRRDGKWDYFNDWGQTTAQSLIAIQSPNYVNMPYFASGGVRHPLDAIKCLALGAEAVGIAGVILAYLKEHDVEETIEWVETWKEQMKMIAVMVNAKNLSKLRKVPVITYGRLKEWGELRGVKLEQLAQRLM